The sequence below is a genomic window from Cicer arietinum cultivar CDC Frontier isolate Library 1 chromosome 6, Cicar.CDCFrontier_v2.0, whole genome shotgun sequence.
TATGAGTTAAATGCAAAAGATACACCACCTGCCAACTTCTAATTTCACGGTCTGGTCTTATGGGAAATACCTCACTGAACATtgtaattgaaaatattaaataaaccGCGACAATGAATATATGTATCATAAgactaattaaatattaaaaactagtaattaaataaaacaaaaaaaaaagtgcatATGATATGCTTGTGTTAAGTTTGGTAGCAAAACTTACATCAGGACTGTGGAGCATATGTCGAtatctttcctttttattttatgtttgatgatatatcttatttttattattctcgaTTCTCGAGTGGGTAGCAtactgttatatttttttttgacaaagatCGTTAGTATATTCTTACGTTTTAAAGTAACAAAACAGTTTATAAATCGAAGCCGTCTTAGCTCAGTGGTAGAGCGCGTGGCTTTTAACCACGTGGTCGTGGGTTCGATCCCCACAGACGGCgattatatcaataaaataataatttttggaacctaatctattattttaaaaatttcaaacttacattatatatttatttattttatatatatatttaatgtgtGTCACACCTAAAATCGATActtaaatttatgaatttatttatatgaattgttaattaatgttattttacaTTAACAATCGTTAATCTCTTaacaaattaaatacaaaataaaaaatataaattgtacaATTATTTGAAGTGTTGACAAATTGTAATACATTGTCAATGCATCAACAAAAAATGGTAATAAATTGTTGtataaaataactttacaaCATTTTTGTATAATCTTTATTCTTTAATTTCATTTGTGAggagattttaaatttattagtatttttctgatgactaataaataaatagaaaagtgTTAAATACTAAtagttattataaataaaaattaattattttgatgttgATATAAGTAAATActgacatttaaataaataatttaaaatatattttttacgtgaaatttaaaaaattaaataatatacatatatgAGAAATCTCCGCACATTTGCATAATAACTTCCTCTTGTTGTCGTCCGTGTACATCGAAAACGGTAATAACAAGTGTCGAGTCCCGAGAAATTTTGTATGCATATGTATCACTATCACGCACTCGCACCACCGGGACTGTGTTTCACTCTCCAATCAAAAACCACCAAATCATCACCCACTTCTCCATACGCCACGTGGCATCCTACGCGTGCTGATATTTTCGAAGTGGAGACCACGAATAGGAGCAAGACCTTACTGCACTGTAACATTCCCCTAGCGGAGCAGTGAGTGCATGAAGTACTATAGCTGAACATAGCAGAGAGATTCCATTGTCAAATCCCTAAATCACTACCTCATCATCGTGTTCTTCAGATTCCTCGCTCGTAGAGCGTTAGGTCACACTACTTTACTCCAGATCCACCTTCGGAGAACTTCCAATTTTTTTCGTAGGTGAAAATTTCTCCGCATTTTCCATCCAATTCGTCAAAATCCATCTCTACATTTCGCTTTTGCGTTTTTCcactttctatttttctttctgTTACTTTCCACTGTTAATTTCGTTCAATTTCAGGCTGTGGAtaaattgaattgatttttaGGTTTGATATGTGACTTCATGCACTTTTTTTGTGTGCATATTcagttgtttatttttaatttgaagttcTCTCAGtatgattttaattatgaaCTGCATTAGGggtttgataattgtttgagCAATGGGAAATTATGAATCAGACATAAAGTGGCGATACtgattatgttattttaatcttttttattttagaatttttacgAGGAGAAATTTGTCAATTGTTGATTACTGCATTATTGGCGAAGAATGTCTCTGTGCTTCAATGTTGACTGTAGAAGACTTAATGCATGTTATTAATGTGAACGGTTTCGGACATTATACTAttcgtatttttttatttcattgaattgaaattatttatttcttacgTTGGTTCAAGGCTGTGTGCTTTTATGTCTGATCTCTTATCTAGTATTCAGTCTCTGTCACACATTTGAAGGAACTTTCTGATTTCTAAATTTTCAAAGTATTTGAGCTATTGGTAGCGGTAAACTATGTTCCACTTTACGCTTGAACTTACTAATTAGGGTATGTTTGGTTAGGTTTTCTAAAAACAGCTttctgtttaaaaaaaaattaagaaagaaccaattttgttctttgttcacttttagaaataaaaaacttcTTTATAAAAGGTATAATCAAACCGGCCCTTAATTTGTGAAGCAACAGCAACAGAACAACAGTTAGTACCAAGTACTAACACTTAATGGTATTTTAGGTGGTATATAGGAGAAGTGGGAATGGCTCACAGCTCTGACGAGGATACTGATATAAGTGAATCTGAAATAAGTGACTATGAAGATAAATGTTATGAAGAACTGAAAAATGGAAGTCAGAATGTGAAAACCTCGGATGAGAAGTTCACTTGTCCATACTGCCCTAAGAAAAGAAAACGGGATTATTTGTACAATGAACTCCTGCAACATGCTTCTGGGGTGGGTCAGAGTAGTTCACAAAAGAGAAAAGCAAGAGAAAAGGCAACTCATTTGGCTTTAGTGAAATATTTGCAAAAGGATCTTATGAGTGTAGATGCTCCATCGGAACCGGAACCGGCTGATAAAACTGATAATGCTATTGATTCTGATGAGCAGTTTGTGTGGCCTTGGATCGGAATTATAGTTAATATTCCCACTAGTCGAGCAGCAGATGGGCGTTCTGTTGGGGCCAGTGGTTCCAAGCTTAGGGATGAGTACAGACGTAGGGGTTTCAATCCATTTCGAGTAAATCCTCTATGGAACTTCCGAGGTCACTCTGGAACTGCCCTTGTAGAATTCAATAAAAACTGGCCTGGCTTAGATAATGCATTGGCATTTGAAAAAGCATATGTATTAGAACATCATGGGAAAAAGGATTGGTTTGTTGGTTCGGAGCCGAAGTCGGGTCTTTATGCATGGGTTGCTCGAGCAGATGATTACAAAAGGAACAATATCATTGGGGAAAATCTGCGAAAGATGGGTGACATCAAAACCATACCTGAACTTATGGAAGAAGAAGCTCGGAGGCAGGATAAACTTGTGTCCAACTTGACCAACATTATTCAGGTAAAAAACAAGCACTTACATGAGATTGAAGCAAGATGCACCGAGACTACGGCCAAAATGAATGTTGCTATGGAAGAAAAAGATCAGCTCATTCAAGCTTATAATGAAGGTATCTATATTTATCGAGCCTAAGTCATTTTTCACTAATTTGGATTAGgacttttgttattttgtttgtgGGTGTTTAGTTTTCGTGTTTCTAACTTGTGTCTAGTTCTAGAAGGTCGAGTATGTAGTGCAACTGGTGCTTTGGTTACACGAGCAACTGCCAGAGTGGTGGTGTCTGGACCAAAGGGTTTActataaattttacaattaggGGGGATCCTTATGCCggaatttattttacaattttaagagttgattattatttttaattttttttatcttttgtaaCAACAATGTTTTATGCAATGATTCCTCTGTATTTAGAGATAAAGAAAATACAGACAAGTGCTAAGGATCACTTCCAAAGGATTTTTAACGATCACGAAAAGCTTAAATCGCAACTGGAATCTCAGAAAAGGGAGCTTGAGTCACGGAAAATTGAATTGGAAAAGCGTGATGCACATAATGAAACTGAAAGAAAAAAGTTGGCAGAAGAGATGGAGGAGGTATAGTGCTTTATTTTGCTCCATCCCCTCTAGCATACCATGATTGGgatttgtaaaatttatatgaaagaAACAAGTTTTTTGTTTAAGGTATTGCTTATAATTCATATGGTTTTTATGACAAATTATTGTTCATATGGGAGGAACAAGTCTTTTTCTCCTTTCCAtcgtaaaaaaaatcaaaaaaaggaATGGCTATTCCATTTCACTTCATTCTTCATCTCATTCCATTCCgcctaatattaaatatataaagatAGCCTGATGATCTTTCATAAGGACactataaactaaaattttcacATAAAATAGTTCTTATTGTGTATTTGAAGTCATTCAAAATAATACTTTGCTTAAGAAGCTTGTAGAAGGCTTTGTTTAACTCTGCTGGTATTTGTTGTCTTTGCAGAATGCAATGAAAAATAGCTCTCTTCAGATGGCTTCTCTGGAGCAACAAAAAGCAGATCAAAATGTTATGAAACTGGCTGATGATCAAAAGGTTCATATAACCTATCTTTTAGCTTTGTTAATGATCAAAAGTTTGCTTGGCAGGTTTCGGAGTAGCATAGTATTTATGCTATTTGAATATCTATTTATACAGAGAGAAAAGGAAAAACTCCATTCTAAGATCATTCAGCTTGAGAGACAACTGGATATGAAACAAAAGCTGGAATTGGAGATTCAGCAACTAAAAGGATCACTAAGTGTGTTGAAGCACatagaagatgatgaagatgtaGAAGTTCTGAAGAAGGTCGATGCTTTGCATATGGATTTAAGGGAAAAGATACAGTCACTTGAAGATGT
It includes:
- the LOC101507729 gene encoding protein INVOLVED IN DE NOVO 2 produces the protein MAHSSDEDTDISESEISDYEDKCYEELKNGSQNVKTSDEKFTCPYCPKKRKRDYLYNELLQHASGVGQSSSQKRKAREKATHLALVKYLQKDLMSVDAPSEPEPADKTDNAIDSDEQFVWPWIGIIVNIPTSRAADGRSVGASGSKLRDEYRRRGFNPFRVNPLWNFRGHSGTALVEFNKNWPGLDNALAFEKAYVLEHHGKKDWFVGSEPKSGLYAWVARADDYKRNNIIGENLRKMGDIKTIPELMEEEARRQDKLVSNLTNIIQVKNKHLHEIEARCTETTAKMNVAMEEKDQLIQAYNEEIKKIQTSAKDHFQRIFNDHEKLKSQLESQKRELESRKIELEKRDAHNETERKKLAEEMEENAMKNSSLQMASLEQQKADQNVMKLADDQKREKEKLHSKIIQLERQLDMKQKLELEIQQLKGSLSVLKHIEDDEDVEVLKKVDALHMDLREKIQSLEDVEALYQTLIIKQRKSNDELQDARKELINAIKEIATRAQIGVKRMGELDTGPFLEAMKKRYNEEEAEDKASELCSLWEEYLKDPDWHPFKVVTIDGKSKEFIKDDDEKLNGLRKEVGERAYNAVVAALNEINEYNPSGRYVTSELWNYKEGRRATLQEGVKFLLNHWRRKKGKL